In a genomic window of Vigna angularis cultivar LongXiaoDou No.4 chromosome 6, ASM1680809v1, whole genome shotgun sequence:
- the LOC108319526 gene encoding aspartyl protease family protein At5g10770 encodes MAIQISSLFFSSLTVFIFFFFSSLEKSFAFEATREDTESNNLHLLHLNSLLPSSSCSSSIKGSKRKGSLEVVHKYGPCSQQNDGERKVTDSDILNLDKERVKYIHSRISKELGGDDSVKELDSATLPAKSGSLIGSGNYFVVVGLGTPKRDLSLIFDTGSDLTWTQCQPCARSCYEQQDPIFDPSKSRTYANITCTSTLCTQLSSATGNDPGCSASTKACIYGIQYGDQSFSVGYFSRERLTVTTTDVIDNFLFGCGQNNQGLFGGSAGLIGLGRHPISFVQQTASKYNKIFSYCLPSTSSSTGHLTFGGGAYRKLLYTPFSTISRGSSFYGLDIVSITVSGAKLSLTPSLFSSGGAIIDSGTVITRLPPTAYAALRSAFRQGMSKYPSAPELSILDTCYDLSAYKVISIPKINFVFGGSVTVELQPQGILYVASTKQVCLAFAANGDDSDVTIFGNVQQRTLEVVYDLGNGKIGFGAGGCK; translated from the exons ATGGCCATTCAaatctcttctcttttcttttcttctcttacagtttttatcttcttcttcttctcctccttggAGAAGAGCTTTGCCTTTGAAGCAACAAGAGAGGATACAGAAAGCaacaatcttcatcttcttcatctcaACTCTCTTCTTCCATCATCCTCTTGCAGCTCTTCCATCAAAG GTTCGAAAAGAAAAGGATCATTGGAAGTGGTGCACAAATATGGGCCATGCTCCCAACAGAATGATGGTGAGAGAAAGGTTACAGACAGTGATATTCTGAATTTGGACAAAGAAAGGGTAAAATACATTCATTCTAGAATCTCTAAGGAGTTGGGTGGTGATGACAGTGTGAAAGAACTTGATTCAGCAACCCTACCAGCTAAATCTGGTAGCCTTATTGGGTCAGGAAACTACTTTGTTGTGGTTGGTCTTGGAACACCAAAGAGGGACCTGTCACTCATTTTTGACACTGGTAGTGATCTCACTTGGACTCAGTGTCAACCTTGTGCTCGTTCTTGCTACGAACAACAAGATCCAATCTTTGATCCATCCAAGTCTCGAACATATGCCAACATCACATGCACATCCACACTCTGCACTCAACTCTCTTCTGCCACGG GAAATGATCCTGGATGTTCTGCTTCCACAAAGGCATGCATATATGGCATTCAATATGGTGATCAATCCTTCTCCGTTGGCTACTTCAGCCGTGAGCGTCTCACCGTAACCACCACCGACGTCATCGACAACTTCCTCTTCGGATGTGGTCAGAACAACCAGGGTCTCTTCGGTGGCTCCGCCGGTCTCATCGGCCTCGGCCGCCACCCCATCTCTTTCGTCCAACAAACCGCCTCAAAGTACAACAAAATCTTCTCCTACTGCCTCCCTTCCACCTCTAGCTCCACCGGCCACCTCACCTTTGGCGGCGGCGCCTATCGCAAGCTCCTCTACACCCCATTCTCCACCATTTCTCGCGGCTCCTCCTTCTACGGTCTCGACATCGTTTCCATCACTGTCTCTGGTGCCAAACTCTCTCTCACTCCCTCCCTCTTTTCGAGCGGCGGTGCCATCATCGACTCCGGCACCGTCATCACGCGCCTCCCCCCCACTGCCTACGCCGCTCTTCGCTCCGCCTTCCGGCAGGGCATGTCCAAGTACCCCTCTGCCCCTGAGCTCTCCATACTCGACACGTGTTACGATCTCAGCGCGTACAAGGTGATTTCCATTCCCAAGATAAACTTTGTGTTTGGTGGCTCTGTGACAGTGGAGTTGCAGCCCCAAGGCATACTCTATGTGGCCAGCACAAAGCAAGTTTGTTTGGCTTTTGCTGCCAATGGTGATGACAGTGATGTCACCATTTTCGGAAACGTGCAACAGAGAACCCTAGAGGTTGTATATGATCTTGGAAATGGCAAGATAGGGTTTGGTGCTGGTGGGTGCAAGTGA